One Saccharomycodes ludwigii strain NBRC 1722 chromosome VI, whole genome shotgun sequence DNA segment encodes these proteins:
- the TDA10 gene encoding putative ATP-dependent kinase (similar to Saccharomyces cerevisiae YGR205W | TDA10 | Topoisomerase I Damage Affected), giving the protein MSISTCITDYIDKNYKSYITKNNTNNSPYSPFFVYISGPQGSGKSYTTHKLHAYYTARNINVIAVSIDDFYLNHREQMVLNEQSDNPLINQGRGLPGTHDLKKLRDFMHQCMCYNTTTSMVHVPQYDKSKYNGEGDRIDDILVMRPGSDTLQVKTNGVVLYDTLDMVLIEGWFIGYEPVRRENIVNDKYMVEINENLRQYSDILWDNPKLFSDNVNEACIIVFKTNSDIVSTVEKWRIQQEHDLKLKNGGADKIDFGN; this is encoded by the exons atgtcgATAAGTACATGCATCACAGATTATATAGACAAGAATTACAAAAGCTATATcactaaaaataacactAATAACTCTCCGTATTCACCGTTTTTTGTGTACATTAGTGGTCCTCAAGGCAGTGGAAAATCATATACTACTCATAAATTGCATGCGTACTACACTGCCAGAAATATTAATGTTATTGCTGTTTCCATTGATGACTTCTATCTAAATCATAGGGAACAAATGGTATTGAATGAGCAATCTGATAATCCTTTGATTAACCAAGGAAGAGGATTGCCGGGTACACacgatttaaaaaaattacgtGATTTTATGCATCAATGTATGTGTTACAACACTACGACAAGCATGGTTCATGTGCCACAATATGACAAATCCAAGTATAACGGGGAAGGTGATAGAATTGACGATATTTTGGTAATGAGACCTGGTAGTGATACGCTTCAAGTCAAAACAAACGGTGTCGTATTATATGATACTTTGGATATGGTACTTATAGAAGGATGGTTTATAGGATATGAACCTGTAAGAAGGGAGAATATTGTTaatgataaatatatgGTTGAAATTAATGAGAATTTGCGACAATATAGCGATATATTGTGGGATAATCCTAAACTTTTTTCTGATAACGTCAATGAGGCATGTATTAttgtatttaaaacaaacagTGACATTGTGTCTACTGTGGAAAAGTGGAGGATTCAACAAGAACAcgatttaaaattgaaaaatggtGGAGCTG ACAAAATTGATTTTGGAAATTGA
- the HGH1 gene encoding Hgh1p (similar to Saccharomyces cerevisiae YGR187C | HGH1 | HmG1/2 Homolog) has product MPTELEELVTFLHSPQPAVRQIALDNLVGFSTGPNAVIFSYDNYRAIEDLKELSKDKSAILVRQSITTLVNLSDDDHIRKLIVQDLDYLTFLIAKICNLNNSSADIMCILLSNLSKNNKITQVFNITLDESLNKDVFKSVNAMNCLMDCFVKGFDRSLNKFANYDYLAYFFADVSRFKQGREYFITKQDYDNVIPLQKLLVFTEKYDETKTRREGIAYTIKNSLFDAKKHQTLLEDSDLNLLPYILLPITSAKDSEIDEEDMFKLPDELQLLDDDKQRDPCPEIICVYLESILLLCTTKFGREYLRDKSVYPLIRELHKHVENEDIEELCIRIVNMLMRGEPDSAEIEELPSKSADSDKENSDKLEEKSKESDEEDDDDAIVEVI; this is encoded by the coding sequence ATGCCCACCGAATTGGAAGAATTAGTTACGTTTTTACATTCTCCTCAACCAGCCGTTAGACAGATTGCTCTAGATAATTTGGTTGGTTTCAGTACCGGCCCAAATGCAGTTATCTTCAGCTATGATAATTATAGAGCCATCGAGGATTTGAAAGAGCTAAGTAAAGATAAATCTGCTATCTTAGTCAGACAATCAATTACTACATTGGTTAATTTATCCGATGATGATCATATTCGTAAACTAATTGTTCAAGATTTAGATTATTTGACCTTTTTGATCGCCAAGATATGCAACCTTAATAACAGTTCCGCTGACATCAtgtgtattttattaaGCAATTTGtctaaaaacaataagATTACTCAAGTTTTCAATATAACATTGGACGAAAGTCTTAATAAAGATGTCTTTAAAAGTGTAAATGCTATGAATTGTTTGATGGATTGTTTTGTAAAAGGTTTCGATAGaagtttaaataaatttgcaAATTACGACTACCTAGCTTATTTTTTCGCTGACGTTTCTCGTTTCAAACAAGGCAGGGAATATTTCATTACCAAACAAGATTACGACAATGTTATCCCTcttcaaaaattattagtttttACTGAAAAATATGACGAAACTAAAACTAGAAGAGAAGGTATTGCATACACAATcaaaaattctttatttgaTGCTAAGAAACATCAAACTTTACTGGAAGATAGTGACTTGAATCTTTTGCCCTATATTTTATTGCCAATAACTAGCGCTAAAGACTCTGAAATAGATGAGGAAGATATGTTTAAATTACCAGATGAATTACAATTATTAGACGATGATAAACAAAGAGATCCATGCCCTGAAATTATTTGTGTTTACTTGGAAAGTATTCTATTATTGTGTACTACCAAGTTCGGAAGAGAATATTTAAGAGATAAGTCCGTTTACCCACTAATCAGAGAATTACACAAACATGTGGAAAATGAAGATATCGAGGAATTATGTATAAGAATAGTCAACATGTTGATGAGAGGTGAGCCAGATTCTGCTGAAATTGAAGAGCTACCTAGTAAAAGTGCAGATAGTGACAAAGAGAATAGTGATAAGCTAGAAGAAAAGTCAAAGGAAAGTGATGAAGAAgacgatgatgatgctATTGTTGAAGTAATTTAA
- a CDS encoding OPT family oligopeptide transporter (similar to Saccharomyces cerevisiae YJL212C | OPT1 | OligoPeptide Transporter) encodes MWFSLDKKQDNNLTDDSINYNSINYNSSQEMNISKIVINSTNKNDKDSLTETTINDNNVNKDDFYTTDIEFGANGHSDSNDSDTYEEDGLPDDLKEIPKIVREVVTFKDNPEEVCFSLRVIFLSIIFILPGAFLDTMNSYRTTSAAYSIFFVQICSYWFGEWLAKIVPNYSFNVPYFTIGKDFKIVVKFLKVETNPGPWSIKENVLITLAAASGATSNQGTTPISLAEAFYGDRVNPAVAIFFMWCINLSGYALSYLARNFLIYDPQFIWPQALMQTTLFNNMKKQEDVTDDTKSNVVTQKNKTYEKKKRMRWFFLCVIGMCLWEFLPEYVWPMLSSLSFLCWVAPENYVANFVGGGLGGMGLLNVSLDWSNITSSVLLSPYWTICVQFVAFVFGCWVLIPAAKWGKMHSKEFGSKGLMSNSLFLQNGTKYPTSEILIYSKHGSTQQVSLNQTKYEELGPIFIGAQNAWIMFFDYAAFISSFTWIALFGRKQLVANFHKLKVIFKKNSSRKPSDNINLQYSDRLNKIQSKYEEVPFWWFAILMATTFIILIFIFALNEMFIPWWSYFVALGIGSLIVIPLSYLYAISNFQLAIGSFDELIYGSMVENLKTYKHPASASTYGALSGDMWYRAQYILQDQKIGHYMHIPPKYVFLSQILGQIIGVPMNYGTLRWILNNKIDYITGAKADPLHQWTGQSLTSYNTKAVLMIIVGPTNFFKQGSNKVIPFGFLVGALAPVLIYCLHRKWRKFGFNYWNVTIFCSTMANFYGNMSTGFFTQFAVGSFSMYYLYNFKHTLWKNYNYLTAAAFDTGYNLAVLLIFIIFSSGKIIEMPNWWGNNADSVERCFALNKS; translated from the coding sequence ATGTGGTTTAGCCTTgataaaaaacaagataataatttaactGATGACTCTATTAATTACAACTCTATTAATTACAACTCTAGCCAAGAAATGaatatttccaaaattgttattaatagcacaaataaaaatgacaaaGATTCCCTCACAGAAACAAcaattaatgataataatgtcaACAAGGATGATTTTTATACCACTGACATTGAGTTTGGTGCTAATGGTCATTCAGATTCCAATGACTCTGATACCTATGAAGAAGATGGTTTACCAGATGATCTAAAGGAAATTCCTAAAATTGTCCGTGAAGTTGTAACTTTTAAAGATAATCCTGAGGAAGTCTGTTTTAGTTTGAGAgtcatttttctttcaatcatatttattttgccCGGAGCATTTTTAGACACTATGAATTCTTATCGTACCACCTCCGCTGCTTAttccatattttttgttcaaattTGTTCATACTGGTTTGGCGAATGGTTAGCTAAAATTGTCCCAAACTATTCTTTCAACGTGCCTTATTTTACTATCggaaaagattttaaaatagttgtaaaatttttaaaagttgaaaCCAATCCTGGTCCCTGGTCAATCAAGGAAAACGTTTTAATTACGTTAGCTGCTGCCTCGGGTGCCACCTCAAATCAAGGTACCACGCCAATTTCTTTGGCTGAAGCATTTTACGGCGACAGAGTTAACCCAGCAGTGGCCATATTTTTCATGTGGTGTATTAATTTGAGTGGATATGCTTTATCTTATCTAGCTAGAAACTTTCTCATTTATGATCCACAATTTATTTGGCCACAAGCTTTAATGCAAACCACCTTGTTCaataatatgaaaaaacaGGAAGATGTTACTGATGATACTAAAAGCAACGTTGTtactcaaaaaaataaaacttatgagaaaaaaaaacgtatGAGATGGTTTTTCCTTTGTGTCATAGGCATGTGTCTGTGGGAATTCCTACCGGAATATGTTTGGCCAATGCTTTCttcattatcttttttgtgCTGGGTTGCGCCAGAAAATTATGTAGCTAACTTTGTCGGTGGTGGTTTAGGTGGTATGGGCTTGTTAAACGTTTCATTGGATTGGTCAAATATTACTTCATCCGTGTTATTAAGTCCATATTGGACCATATGTGTTCAATTTGTTGCATTTGTCTTTGGATGTTGGGTTTTGATTCCCGCTGCTAAATGGGGTAAAATGCACTCCAAGGAATTTGGTAGTAAAGGTTTAATGTCAAactcattatttttacaaaatggTACTAAATATCCAACCAGTgaaattttgatttatagCAAGCATGGGTCGACACAACAAGTTTCATTAaatcaaacaaaatatGAAGAGTTGGGTccaatttttattggtgCACAAAATGCTTGGATAATGTTTTTCGATTATGCTGCCTTTATTAGCAGTTTCACTTGGATTGCCCTTTTCGGTAGAAAGCAGTTGGTCGCCAACTTCCATAAACTAAAGGtgattttcaaaaaaaatagttctAGGAAACCATCAGATAATATTAATCTGCAATATTCAGATAGactaaataaaattcaatCCAAGTATGAAGAGGTTCCATTTTGGTGGTTTGCCATTTTAATGGCAacaacttttattattttaatatttatatttgccTTAAATGAAATGTTTATTCCATGGTGGTCATATTTTGTCGCATTAGGTATTGGATCATTGATTGTGATTCCATTATCATATCTATACGCCATTTCCAATTTCCAGCTTGCAATTGGTTCATTTGATGAATTAATCTACGGCTCCATGGtggaaaatttaaaaacttaTAAACATCCAGCTTCAGCATCAACCTACGGTGCTTTAAGTGGCGATATGTGGTATCGGGCacaatatattttacaagACCAAAAAATTGGCCATTACATGCATATACCACCAAAATATGTGTTCCTATCACAAATTTTGGGTCAAATAATTGGTGTTCCTATGAATTACGGTACTTTAAGATGGATTctaaacaacaaaatagaCTATATTACGGGGGCAAAAGCTGATCCATTACATCAGTGGACGGGCCAAAGCTTGACATCATACAACACCAAAGCAGTTTTAATGATTATTGTTGGTCccacaaatttttttaaacaaggGAGTAATAAAGTTATTCCTTTTGGGTTTCTGGTAGGTGCATTAGCTCCAGTATTGATATATTGTTTGCATAGGAAATGGCGTAAATTTGGATTTAATTACTGGAATGTCACCATTTTCTGTTCCACAATGGCTAATTTTTATGGGAACATGTCCACTGGATTTTTCACTCAATTTGCAGTAGGATCCTTTTCTATGTATTACTTGTACAATTTCAAGCATACTCTatggaaaaattataattatttaactGCAGCTGCCTTTGATACCGGTTACAATTTAGCTGTCctattgatttttattatttttagttctGGTAAAATTATTGAGATGCCAAACTGGTGGGGTAACAATGCCGATTCAGTAGAAAGATGTTTCgctttaaataaaagttaa
- the REC107 gene encoding Rec107p (similar to Saccharomyces cerevisiae YJR021C | REC107 | RECombination), with protein sequence MNDLEQGQGEYQQPHDISSLLLSQLISNNNENFISNNNNTANSILTPILTQNGATNTTTSTNNAQPNENTDPATSNSASYAIDHEILKWAGKLELESVELREKNDKLLEFIEEQNQCLQQILSKNKTTTDSNQKAMAKKIEELIKKLEQYIKATTANNGKKKNVNNNNNNNKEQEARILFLQNQLINMEKKFNQLFNMEEKLSNIETTQLKILMKIEELGSSTTTDNTTIIEKKNKKRKIILSDEEF encoded by the coding sequence atgaaTGATTTAGAGCAAGGCCAAGGGGAGTATCAACAACCACATGATATATCTAGTTTATTACTATCTCAGTTAATTTCTAATAACAAcgaaaattttatttccaacaataataatactgcaAACAGTATTTTAACACCTATACTAACACAAAATGGCGCTACTAATACCACCACTTCTACCAATAATGCACAACCCAACGAAAATACGGATCCTGCTACTTCTAATTCTGCCTCATACGCCATAGATcatgaaattttaaaatgggCTGGTAAATTAGAGCTAGAAAGCGTAGAACTAAGAGagaaaaatgataaattattggaatttATTGAAGAACAGAATCAATGCTTGCAGCAAattctttcaaaaaataaaactaccACTGATTCAAATCAAAAAGCTatggcaaaaaaaattgaagaactaatcaaaaaattggaacAATATATTAAAGCTACAACTGCAAATAacgggaaaaaaaagaacgttaacaataacaacaacaacaacaaggaACAAGAAGCACGCatactttttttacaaaatcaactaataaatatggaaaagaaatttaatCAGTTATTTAACATGGAGGAAAAGTTATCCAATATCGAAACAACAcaactaaaaatattgatgaaaattGAAGAATTGGGCAGCAGTACTACTACAGATAACACTACCATtatcgaaaaaaaaaacaaaaaaagaaaaattatattatctGATGAAGAATTCTAA
- the PUF3 gene encoding mRNA-binding protein PUF3 (similar to Saccharomyces cerevisiae YLL013C | PUF3 | PUmilio-homology domain Family), translating into MSVSDPWADVSLSNNSGATKTIDAELQSIVSSLSALSNPTQLQQSNNQQFIGSYRRGSINSSSDIGSDILLHQTSSNNTTGNNERSNSNTSPVLRRTTLSVGGFSLNTPNGVNNRLLNGGYSASIAVPLNVGNTTSTNGVATTTSLLNTNISITNNNASKGGFFERFGKTLVEQTREIEALQPISTKLTATKNTASSTPVTTFSSRRESFNNHDSASGPGSGNPTTTVPSLLINQATSRLLNSNSGNHSAETLVSSLTNGLSEATAGNENQDNIAASVSSSSSPGTTTTTTTNNGDNNNNVLTQWNVADTPSFQPTGYPYGPFQPFPTTIRAPPSSTNPAMANAGEEDGLGFTSLSGDGRPNSPMSFHLGRNAAQDRAVSPPSMMFPNNPYLYFNPTAAGAIPPISRGDSSPPPPPPQMMPPINMMVMENNILDNGNTLSTNNSEYADNTNSNYINSRGSIRSNNNNNNNNNNRRTGNSSNNKGFNGKFKGNPYLKNTNGASRGKSLSPQPPHSSFIENDMSSSRANAASISLATSSINHANRNSSLPRQNSTGQHHSQHRNPGNTGYNHNHNNHHNNHHNHQNKQVIYRSPLLEEFRSNSSKKTYTLGDIFGSVLEFSKDQHGSRFIQQQLPIANDTEKEMVFNEIRDYTIELCSDVFGNYVIQKFFEHGNDIQRATLVESLKEKIHNLSLQMYGCRVIQRALDFINEKQRCDVINELSDYVLECIKDQNGNHVIQKAIETIPIDKLPFVLASLKGHIYHLSTHPYGCRVVQRLLEFGTLEDQSRILNELSEFFPYLIQDQYGNYVVQHILEASVECGSFEDILKSKQIIIDLISNRIVDYSRHKFASNVVEKSIILGNKAQKKQILDQILPANEEAARILDENEPIAVMMKDQFANYVIQKLVSITEGQVYRLVIISIKSYLRQVDEQSRALNASNTNANINNNNATNSQFHSVNSTKYQNTNSNKKNKHLASVEKLSALVENIEIS; encoded by the coding sequence ATGTCCGTTTCTGATCCATGGGCTGACGTCAGTTTATCCAATAATAGTGGCGCAACTAAAACTATAGATGCTGAATTACAATCTATTGTTTCTTCCCTAAGTGCATTATCCAATCCAACACAACTACAACAATCAAATAATCAACAGTTTATCGGTTCGTACAGAAGAGGTTCTATCAACTCTAGCAGTGATATAGGAAGTGATATTCTATTACACCAAACGTCTTCTAATAACACTACTGGCAATAATGAAAGAAGCAATAGCAACACTTCTCCTGTTTTGAGACGAACAACTTTATCTGTAGGAGGGTTTTCCTTGAATACTCCTAATGGTGTTAATAACAGGTTACTAAATGGTGGATACTCAGCTTCTATTGCAGTACCACTGAACGTTGGCAATACCACTAGCACAAATGGTGTTGCTACTACTAcatcattattaaacacaaatattagtattaccaataataatgcatCGAAGGGTGGGTTTTTTGAACGTTTCGGTAAAACTTTAGTTGAACAAACCAGAGAGATTGAGGCTTTACAACCAATTAGCACCAAACTTACTGCTACCAAGAACACTGCATCTAGTACTCCAGTAACTACATTTTCTTCTAGAAGAGAGAGCTTTAATAACCATGATAGTGCCTCTGGCCCTGGGTCTGGCAACCCCACTACTACTGTACCaagtttattaattaatcaAGCTACTTCTAGACTTTTAAATAGTAATTCTGGTAACCACTCTGCTGAAACTTTAGTTAGTTCTTTAACCAATGGTTTAAGTGAGGCTACTGCAGGTAATGAAAACCAAGATAATATTGCTGCCTCCGtgtcttcatcatcttctcCTGGTACTACCACTACCACTACCACCAACAATGGtgacaacaataacaacgtCCTTACACAATGGAATGTTGCAGATACTCCCTCATTTCAGCCTACTGGCTATCCTTATGGTCCTTTCCAACCATTCCCCACTACAATCCGGGCACCACCATCTTCTACCAACCCTGCAATGGCAAATGCAGGTGAAGAGGACGGTTTGGGATTTACATCACTTAGCGGTGATGGTAGACCAAATTCCCCCATGAGTTTCCACCTTGGTCGCAATGCAGCCCAAGATAGGGCTGTTTCGCCGCCTTCTATGATGTTCCCAAATAATCCATATTTGTACTTTAATCCTACTGCTGCTGGCGCCATTCCTCCTATTTCAAGAGGTGATTCttcaccaccaccaccaccaccacaaATGATGCCACCCATTAATATGATGGTGATGGAGAATAATATACTTGATAATGGAAACACACTCTCTACCAACAATAGTGAGTATGCtgataatactaatagtaATTACATCAATTCACGTGGCAGTATTAgaagcaacaacaacaacaacaacaacaacaacaaccgTAGGACTGGTAAtagcagtaataataaagggTTCAATGGTAAATTTAAAGGAAATCCATATCTGAAGAATACCAACGGTGCCAGTCGTGGTAAATCCTTATCTCCTCAGCCACCGCACTCTTCATTTATAGAGAATGATATGTCATCTTCAAGAGCAAATGCTGCTTCCATTTCTCTGGCTACCTCTTCGATTAATCACGCCAATAGAAATTCTTCATTACCACGCCAAAATTCAACTGGTCAGCACCATAGCCAGCATCGTAATCCAGGCAATACTGGTtataatcataatcatAACAATCACCATAACAATCATCATAACCACCAAAATAAGCAGGTCATTTATAGATCACCGTTATTAGAAGAATTTAGGAGCAATTCTAGTAAGAAAACTTACACTTTAGGTGATATATTTGGTTCAGTTTTGGAATTTTCTAAGGATCAACACGGTTCTCGTTTTATCCAACAACAATTACCCATTGCCAATGATACTGAAAAGGAAATGGTTTTTAACGAAATTAGAGATTATACAATTGAGCTATGCTCTGATGTTTTTGGTAATTATGTCATTcagaaattttttgaacATGGCAACGATATTCAAAGGGCCACATTGGTTGAGTCTCTGAAGGAGAAAATACACAATCTATCTTTGCAGATGTACGGTTGTCGCGTTATTCAGCGTGCTTTAGATTTTATTAACGAGAAACAGAGGTGTGATGTTATTAATGAGTTATCTGATTATGTTTTAGAGTGTATAAAAGATCAAAATGGTAATCATGTCATTCAAAAAGCTATCGAAACCATTCCTATAGATAAATTACCATTTGTACTAGCTAGTTTAAAGGGCCatatttatcatttatCGACACATCCATATGGGTGCCGTGTAGTTCAGAGGCTTTTAGAATTTGGTACTTTGGAAGATCAATCTCGaattttaaatgaattGAGTGAATTTTTCCCATATTTAATACAGGACCAATATGGGAACTATGTTGTTCAACATATTTTGGAAGCTTCTGTAGAATGTGGCTCATTTGaagatattttgaaaagcaAGCAAATAATTATTGACCTAATTAGTAATAGAATCGTAGATTATTCCCGTCACAAGTTTGCCTCTAATGTTGTGGAAAAATCCATTATATTAGGAAATAAAGCCcaaaaaaagcaaatatTGGATCAAATCTTACCTGCCAATGAGGAAGCTGCTAGGATTTTAGATGAAAACGAACCAATTGCTGTTATGATGAAGGATCAGTTTGCTAATTATGTCATTCAAAAGTTGGTTAGTATAACTGAGGGTCAAGTTTATAGGTTAGTCATCATTTCTATCAAGTCATATTTGAGGCAAGTGGATGAGCAGAGCCGTGCCCTTAATGCCAGCAACACTAATGccaatataaataacaacaatgcCACTAACAGCCAATTTCATTCTGTAAATAGCAccaaatatcaaaatactaatagtaacaaaaagaataaacACTTGGCTAgtgttgaaaaattatctGCATTAGtagaaaatattgaaatcTCATAA
- the EMC6 gene encoding Emc6p (similar to Saccharomyces cerevisiae YLL014W | EMC6 | ER Membrane protein Complex): MEKDNNGNSTTASNDVLIKSTRSIQYNNQKLQYVQDATSLFSGCCCGILQLESLNGFTFFIIQYVSVAILFVIILCKGGKITNYFLNPIQDLIIENLFRELAGFLMTWTFVYALVV, encoded by the coding sequence ATGGAAAAAGATAACAACGGTAACAGCACTACTGCTAGCAATGATGTTTTAATCAAATCTACCAGAAGCATTCAATacaataatcaaaaattgCAATATGTTCAGGACGCAACATCTTTGTTTTCaggttgttgttgtggtATTTTACAGCTGGAATCATTAAATGGGTTTACCTTTTTCATTATACAATATGTGTCTGTGGCAATACTAttcgttattattttatgtaAAGGTGGCAAGATTACTAATTACTTTCTAAATCCTATCCAAGATTTAATTATAGAAAATTTGTTTAGAGAATTAGCTGGATTTTTAATGACATGGACCTTTGTTTATGCCTTGGTGGTGTAA
- the LSM8 gene encoding U4/U6-U5 snRNP complex subunit LSM8 (similar to Saccharomyces cerevisiae YJR022W | LSM8 | Like SM) translates to MSILLKEYLNEKVMVLTTEGITLLGQLNGYDKNCNITLLHCYICGKTNDNKTHQIIRGSEIVFIALIDKEKKGIEEKDLIIKKLPDTKNRLSNEYVIWGKVWENYKHRR, encoded by the coding sequence ATGtccatattattaaaagaatatttaaatgaaaaagttaTGGTGCTTACCACTGAAGGTATCACTTTACTTGGACAACTAAACGGATATGATAAAAACTGTAATATAACCCTACTACATTGTTATATTTGTGGTAAAACAAATGACAATAAAACACATCAAATTATTAGAGGTAGTGAAATTGTTTTCATCGCATTGAtagataaagaaaaaaaaggtattgaagaaaaggacttaataataaagaaattgcCTGATACTAAGAATAGATTGTCTAACGAATATGTGATATGGGGAAAGGTTTGGGAAAATTATAAACATCGAAGATAG